The Desulfobacteraceae bacterium genome includes a region encoding these proteins:
- a CDS encoding dihydroxy-acid dehydratase yields the protein MTGAIRPGDVVVIRYEGPMGGPGMREMLTPTSAIAGMQLDGQVALLTDGRFSGGSRGAAIGHISPEAMQGGPLAAVRENDRIAIDIPAKTLTLKVPEGDIHDRLAAWSAPAPRITQGYMARYARMVSSASRGAVVR from the coding sequence ATGACCGGGGCCATCCGCCCGGGGGACGTGGTCGTGATCCGCTATGAAGGCCCCATGGGCGGCCCCGGGATGCGCGAGATGCTGACGCCCACATCGGCCATCGCCGGCATGCAGCTCGACGGCCAGGTGGCCCTCCTGACCGACGGCCGCTTCTCCGGCGGCTCGCGCGGGGCGGCCATCGGCCACATCTCGCCGGAGGCCATGCAGGGCGGCCCGCTGGCGGCGGTACGCGAAAACGACCGGATCGCCATCGACATCCCGGCCAAAACACTCACCCTCAAGGTCCCGGAGGGCGACATCCATGACCGACTGGCGGCCTGGAGCGCACCCGCGCCCCGGATCACGCAAGGCTACATGGCGCGCTACGCCCGCATGGTGTCTTCGGCCAGCCGCGGCGCGGTGGTCCGCTGA
- the ilvB gene encoding biosynthetic-type acetolactate synthase large subunit → MKLTGAQILMKVLQEEGVDTLFGYPGGAVIDIYDELAKTDIRHILVRHEQGGVHAADGYARASGKVGVCLVTSGPGATNTVTGIASAYMDSIPVVVITGQVPTQLIGNDAFQEVDIVGITRPCTKHNYLVKNIDDLARILREAFFLARSGRPGPVLVDIPKDIARAMASYKLPKSVKMASYNPTYNPNMRQLQKVVKLVQEAKRPVIFAGGGVILSKAAPELTAFARKTQIPVTTSLMGLGAFPGSDPLWLGMIGMHGTYRANMSTGVCDLLIAIGVRFDDRVTGKTEAFAAQSKIVHIDIDPTSIRKNIPVTVPVVGDCKISLGHLNQLIDALDLSDLSDRRREWLETIDGWKSTKPLAYQQGEAIKPQFVIEKLYELTRDRETIITTEVGQNQMWAAQYYHFEKPGHFITSGGLGVMGFGLPAAIGAQMACPDSLVVDVAGDGSIQMNIQEMATAVQYGLPVKVVILNNRYLGMVRQWQELFYECRYACTAMEHAPDFVKLAEAYGAVGLRAEKPEEVEAVLREGLFSPRTVIMDFKVQQTECVYPMVPAGAPITEMLLV, encoded by the coding sequence ATGAAACTCACCGGTGCCCAGATCCTGATGAAAGTGCTCCAAGAGGAGGGGGTCGACACGCTGTTCGGCTATCCGGGGGGCGCGGTCATCGACATCTACGACGAGCTGGCCAAGACCGACATCCGCCACATCCTGGTGCGCCACGAACAGGGGGGCGTGCACGCCGCCGACGGCTACGCCCGCGCCAGCGGCAAGGTCGGGGTCTGCCTGGTGACCTCCGGCCCGGGGGCCACCAACACCGTCACCGGGATCGCCTCGGCCTATATGGACTCCATCCCGGTGGTGGTGATCACCGGCCAGGTGCCCACCCAGCTGATCGGCAACGACGCCTTCCAGGAGGTGGACATCGTCGGCATCACCCGCCCGTGCACCAAGCACAACTACCTGGTCAAAAACATCGACGACCTGGCCCGCATCCTGCGCGAGGCCTTTTTCCTGGCCCGCTCCGGACGCCCCGGCCCCGTCCTGGTGGACATCCCCAAGGACATCGCGCGCGCCATGGCGAGCTACAAGCTCCCCAAGAGCGTCAAAATGGCCTCCTACAACCCCACCTACAATCCCAATATGCGCCAGCTGCAAAAGGTGGTCAAACTGGTGCAGGAGGCCAAGCGCCCGGTGATCTTCGCCGGCGGCGGGGTCATCCTCTCCAAGGCCGCCCCGGAGCTGACCGCATTCGCCCGCAAAACCCAGATCCCGGTCACCACCTCGCTGATGGGGCTGGGGGCCTTCCCGGGTTCCGATCCGCTCTGGCTGGGGATGATCGGGATGCACGGCACCTACCGGGCCAACATGTCCACCGGCGTCTGCGACCTCTTGATCGCCATCGGGGTGCGCTTCGACGACCGGGTCACCGGCAAGACCGAGGCCTTTGCGGCCCAGTCGAAAATCGTGCACATCGACATCGACCCCACTTCGATCCGCAAAAATATCCCGGTCACCGTGCCGGTGGTGGGCGACTGCAAGATCTCCCTGGGGCACCTCAACCAGCTCATCGACGCCTTGGACCTGAGCGATTTAAGCGACCGGCGCCGGGAGTGGCTGGAAACGATCGACGGTTGGAAGAGCACAAAACCGCTGGCCTACCAGCAAGGCGAGGCCATCAAGCCCCAGTTCGTGATCGAAAAGCTCTACGAGCTGACCCGCGACCGGGAGACCATTATCACCACCGAGGTGGGCCAGAACCAGATGTGGGCGGCCCAGTACTACCACTTCGAAAAACCCGGACACTTCATCACCTCCGGCGGCCTGGGGGTGATGGGCTTCGGCCTGCCGGCGGCCATCGGCGCCCAGATGGCCTGCCCCGACAGCCTGGTGGTGGATGTGGCCGGCGACGGCAGCATCCAGATGAACATCCAGGAGATGGCCACCGCCGTCCAGTACGGCCTGCCGGTCAAGGTGGTGATCTTAAACAACCGCTATCTGGGGATGGTGCGGCAGTGGCAGGAGCTGTTTTACGAGTGCCGCTACGCCTGCACCGCCATGGAGCACGCCCCGGATTTCGTCAAGCTGGCAGAGGCCTACGGTGCGGTCGGCCTGCGGGCCGAAAAACCCGAGGAGGTCGAAGCGGTCCTGCGGGAGGGCCTTTTCTCGCCCCGCACCGTGATCATGGACTTCAAGGTGCAGCAGACCGAGTGTGTCTACCCGATGGTCCCGGCAGGCGCGCCGATCACCGAGATGCTGCTGGTTTAG
- the ilvN gene encoding acetolactate synthase small subunit, with the protein MTEENHVLSLLVDNEPGVLSRIVGLFSGRGFNIESLCVAETTDPGISRITIVTKANAPVVEQIKKQLNKLINILKVHELTGHDFVQREMALIKVTAKPEHRAEILRIVDIFRCKVVDVGQEHYTIEVTGDQGKLAAIISLLKPLGIKEIAKTGIIALFREPK; encoded by the coding sequence ATGACCGAAGAAAATCACGTCCTGTCTCTTCTGGTGGACAACGAACCGGGGGTGCTCTCGCGCATCGTGGGCCTTTTCAGCGGCCGGGGCTTCAACATCGAAAGCCTCTGCGTGGCGGAGACCACCGACCCCGGGATCTCGCGCATCACCATCGTCACCAAGGCCAACGCCCCGGTGGTGGAGCAGATCAAAAAGCAGCTCAACAAGCTGATCAACATTCTGAAGGTCCACGAACTCACCGGCCATGACTTTGTCCAGCGCGAAATGGCGCTTATCAAGGTCACCGCTAAGCCGGAGCATCGGGCCGAAATTCTGCGGATCGTGGACATCTTCAGGTGCAAGGTGGTGGACGTCGGTCAGGAGCACTACACCATCGAGGTGACCGGCGACCAGGGCAAACTGGCCGCCATCATCAGTCTGCTGAAACCCCTGGGGATCAAGGAGATCGCCAAAACGGGGATCATCGCCCTTTTCCGGGAGCCCAAATGA